The region TACCAGGAAAGCAAGTTAGACCTGGAATTTTTACTGGTTTAAATGTTGCAGCTAATTGGGATAAAATAAACGTTAAAGGACCTATATATGTTGGTGGAATGACAAGGATTGAAGATGGTGCAACTATTATTGGTCCTTCTATGATTGGTCCGAGTTGTTGTATTTGTGAAGGTGCAACAATTGATAATTCAATAATCTTTGATTATTCACTGATAGGGCCTGGAGTACAACTTGTAGAGAAGTTAGTTTTTGGTAGATATTGTGTTGGTAAAGAAGGTGATCATTTTGATTTACAGGAAGCTGCTTTAGATTGGTTAATAACAGATGCAAGAAGACAGGACTTAGGCGAACCTTCACCTCAACAAAAAGCAATGGCTGAATTATTAGGTACTGATCTCATTGGTTCATCTAATTAATATTTGCTCTTTCTAAAATTATCGGTATTTGTTGTTCTGCTTTAACGGCCATAAGGTGAACTCCTTGAGAAATTCCTAGAAAACTTTTTACTTGCTCTGCAGCAATTGATATACCTTCATCAATAGGGTTAGATGAACTATCAAGTCTGGAAATAATTGATTCGGGTATGCATGCACCTGGTACTACACGATTTATGAATTGGGCATTTTTGGCGGATTTAAGCAGAAAAACTCCAGCTAAAACAGGAATTTTCATGGGTTCTGTTATTTCTTTGCAAAATCGTTCAAGTACTTTTGGGTCCATTACCATTTGAGTTTGAAGGAAATTTGCACCAGCTCTTTTTTTTAGTTCTATTCTTCTTCTTAAACCATCAAAACCTCTGCAATTTGGATCTGCTGCGGCTCCCGCAAACAAATTAATTGGGCCATCAGGCAACAAATCAGATACTGGATCTATTCCTTTGTTAAGTGATGTGACTTGATCAATAAGTTCTATTGAGTTTAAGTCTTGAACTGATTTGGCTTGGGATTGGTCTCCTACTCGAACAGGATCACCAGTTAAACAAAGTATATTTCTTATTCCTAAAGCATGTGCACCAAGTAATTCAGCTTGTAATGCGATTCGATTCCTATCCCTACATGATAATTGCAGAACTGGTTCAAGACCTGCCTCTAAAAGCAGCTTGCATAAGGCTAGGCTACTCATTCTCATTATTGCTCTGCTGCCGTCTGTAACATTAAAACCATGCACAAGGTCTTTTAATTTGATGGCTTTTGATAGGGCTACAGCTGTATTACCTCCCCTAGGAGGCATTATTTCAGCAGTGATAGCTGATAAGCCAGATTCAAGACGATTTTGAAGTTTAGATTTCACATTTATTTTTTACCAGATAATTACTATCGGTGATTAAAGGCCCTAATCTAAGTAGTATTAATTAAAGAGTTGTGAGTGAGGGGAATGTTTACAGGAGAGATCGCTAATTCGTCCCATATGGGACTCTCGGCTAGGGAAATGGAGATTATTGGATTAGTTGCAGATGGTCTCACTAATCAAGAGATTGCTGAAAAACTGACAATTAGCAAAAGAACTGTAGACAATCATGTAAGCAATATGTTCACAAAAACAGGTTCTAAAAACAGAGTGGCTTTATTAAACTGGGCAATGGATCATGGAAAGATCTGCCGTGATGGGTTTAATTGTTGTTCATTGCCAGATGAAACAGCTTCATAGAATATCTAATTATTTTTTTCCTCATTGATATCTGATAAGGGCATTAGAGAAAATTCAATTGATGACAGCTCAAATAACTTTGCATATGCAATGCAAGCTTCCTTGTCAGTACAAGTGAAGCGAAGGATACCTTCTCTGTCATAAAGGCCAAACAAGTTATACCTCTTGCAAAGGATGCATAGGTTTTCGTGATTTGACAGTGGTGATTATAAAGACAATCTAAAGGAAAAGTTGCCTTTTGGCTTAGGATCCTTTGATTTTCATCCGATCTTTTACGGACAACTGAGAAATAGGTGTCTTAGCAAGAGAAACATTGCTTAATGATTTGATCCCAGTTATCTCTTGACCACACCATGATGGGATTTTAATCTTTTCAGATTCATAATTCAATTCAATTTCAGCAATTTTCAAAGGAGAATTTGACCCATCAAAAAGATCAACTATCCAATTCTTGTTATTTATGTTTAGTTGATAACGCGTTTTAGTAATTTTATATTTTGATAATTTTATTAATTCAATAGCATCTTTTGTAGGAATTGAATATTCAAACTCGTAGTTTGTTAATCCATTTAAAGAAGACTTTAATGTTATGTATGCTTGTTTATTCTCTATTAGTCTTACTCTAGTAGCCCATTCATCTGGACTTGAATTTAAATAGGCTTGACTAAAACCTTCACTTAGTATTGCTTGTGATTTCCAATCCTCATTTTTAACTAAGAATCTTCTTTCTATTTCTATACCCATAATTTATTATTTATTACTCTCATTAAGACTGCTTGCCCAATGAAGTTTTTGAGTAATTGTCTTATAATAAGAAAGATTTTCATCTAAAATTATTATTGAGGTTGAATGATTAGATTTTTTTATTAAGCATGTATCGTTAGCTTCAATTAGGCATCCACTAGATCCATCTAACCATAGCTTTATTTTTTGCTTCTTTTCTCTTATTGGTTTTATTAATAATTGTGCTTTAGGAGGGACCACGATTGGTCTGCTGGCCAAGCTCATCGGACATATAGCGCTTACAATTATCGCATCCAAGGAAGGGTGGATTATTGGCCCCCCTGCGGCCATAGAGTAAGCAGTAGAACCTGTTGGGGTAGAAAAGATAAGTCCATCTCCTTTATATTTGTCTACAGCTTCACCATCTATTTCAAGCTCAAGGCTGCAGGTAGGTGCAATTTCGTCTGTGCAAGATCTTAAATAAAAATCATTTAGAGCGAAAAATGATCTTTTAATTATGCTTTCGTTATTGCGCTTTTCTTTAAATACAGTTGCTTCAAGCATCATTCTTTTTTGTATGTTAAATCTATTGTTTGAAACTCTCTCCCAAAAATTCTCTTGTTTTAAGATATGACGATCGTGAGTCAAAAATCCCAGATTCCCCCCAACATTGAAACTTAAAATAGGTATATTTTTCGGGGATAAATATCTTGCAGCCCTTAAAACTGTTCCATCACCTCCTAGTACAATAGCTATTTCAGGTAAAACATCAGATATTGAAAATAATTGATTTATATTATTTGTTTCATTACTTATTTCGGAAAATAAAACTTTTTTTCCATAACCTTCTATTATTTTTTTACAATTTAATGTTTCTGTATATGCATTATCACTATCTGATCTATATAAGATCCAGATCAGATTTGTTGTCATTGAAGATACCTACCATTTGAGTAGATTGAAACTTTCCATATCAATAGTAACTCTATTTCTATACAATGAAAGTAGTATTGCCAGCCCAACAGCAGCCTCGGCAGCTGCTACTGTTATAACAAAAATTGAAAACACTTGTCCTCTAATTATTGATCCGTCTATATAGGATGAAAAACTCATAAGATTTATATTCACTGCGTTTAACATTAATTCAATACTCATTAAAACTCGTACAGCATTTCGACTATTTATTAATCCCCATACACCTGTACAAAACAGAAATGCAGCAACTATAAGATAAGCCTGAAGAGGTACTGGCCCAATAGAATTTTCTAGCATCTTTAGTAATTAAATTTTATATTTATAATTGAGTTCATTTTATACTATTTTTTGGAAAGAAGAGGAACTTTCTTATCACTTAAGGAATTTTTATTCTTTATATCATTTATATTCTCTATTGGAATTGAGACATCTCTTCTCGCTAATACAATTGCTCCAATCATAGCCATTAATAATAAAATCGAAGCAAGTTCAAAAGGTAATAAATAATCTGTGAATAGATGTTCACCAATTCTCTCAGTTGCTTCTTCGCCAATAGATGTTGGTCCAGGTAAGTTCCATTTAGTGGTAAGGCTAACCCGCAATAATAAAATTAATAATCCACCACAAACAGCACCAGATATCAATTTTCTAGTTTTAAGACCGTCAATTGGTTTTAACTTTTCTTTGTTATTAACCAACATAATTGCAAATAATATCAAAACATTTACGGCTCCTACATATACAAGAATTTGAGCTGCAGCGACAAAGCTAGCATTTAGTAAAAGATATAAACCTGCTACAGCCATAAATACTCCGCCTAATAAAAATGCTGAGTAAACAATATTTTCTAATAAAACAACTGCCAAACTTCCAGAAACTACGACAGCACTAAGAATTAAAAAGCAAATTAATTCTGTTGAATAAGCGATATTCATTAATTAGTAGAATTTAATTTATTTTGAACCATATCGGACGAATTATTATCTTCTTTTTGTGATTCCTCTGTTTTTAGTTCTTTTATAATCTGAATTGGAAGTTTACCTGCTCTTTTTTGGTTCGCAGGTAATTCATGAGGGTCCATGATGCTCTCGGGCAAATAAGCTAATTCTCTTAGCGGGCGAACTGATGGATCTGAAGTTACACTTGTTGGTAGTCTTCCAAGAGCAACATTATCGTAGTTAAGGCTATGTCTATCAAATGCAGCGAGTTCATATTCTTCTGTCATTGATAAACAATTTGTAGGGCAATATTCAACGCAATTTCCACAAAAAATACATGCACCAAAGTCAATAGAATAATTTCTCAATTCTTTTTTCTTGGTTTCTTTATTCATTACCCAATCAACAACTGGAAGATTAATTGGACATACCCTTACGCAAACCTCGCAAGCAATGCACTTGTCAAATTCATAATGAATCCTTCCTCGATAACGCTCAGATGGAATTAGTTTTTCGTAAGGATATTGAACCGTTACAGGCCTTCGACGCATGTGGTCAAATGTAACGCCTAGTCCATCAACTAAATATTTCGCTGCACTAATGGCTTCTTTAGTGTAGTCGGCAACTTTTCCAAGGAAACCAAGCATATTAAATTTGCTGCCGGCGGCCTATCATTACATTAGTCATTATACAGTTTTTTTCAAGTATATGTAGGTACTTTTACTTAAGAAAAAACGAGCGATTGTGTTGCTTCTCTTTTATCCGCCAAATGTCATGGGAAATGCCAATTTAAGTGAAGCAGTTACAAGTAAATTGACCAACGAAATAGGTAAAAGAAACTTCCATCCTAAATCAAGTAGTTGATCAATCCGAACTCTTGGAGTAGTCCATCTCAATAAGATTGCTAAAAAAACCAGTAAATAAGCCTTGAGGATTGTCATAACAATTCCAACAGACGCAGCAATAATTTGAACTAATGGATTATCAATTGAAAGTCCTATCAAAGATGCAAACCAATCAATTGAGATTGGAAAACCCCATCCTCCTAAGTAAAGAACCGAAACAAGTAAAGCAGATAAAACAAGGTTTATGTATCCAGCTAAGTAAAACAGAGCGAATTTCATACCTGCATACTCCGTTTGATAACCAGCTACAAGTTCTTCTTCTGCCTCCGGCAAATCAAAAGGTAGTCTCTCGCATTCAGCTAATGCACAGATCCAAAAAATAATAAAACCTACTGGTTGTCGCCATATATTCCAGCTAAGAAAACCAGCAGTATTTTGTTGCTCAACTATATCAACAGTGCTCAACGAATTACTCATCATAACTATGGCCAAAACCGCTAGTGCTAAAGGAATTTCATAACTAATTGATTGAGCGGCAGCTCTAAGTCCACCTAGCAAAGAATATTTATTATTAGAAGAGTAGCCACTCATCAGTAGACCAATAGGTTGAATACTACTAAGGGCAATCCACAAAAAGATTCCTATGCCTACATTGCTAATTAAAAGATTTTGACCAAAAGGAACAATTAACCAAGATAGAATTACCGGAACTAAAACTAATATTGGACCAACTGTAAAAAGAACACTGTCTGCCCTTGCTGGAATAATGTCTTCTTTTACTAAAAGTTTCAAACCGTCTGCCATTGGCTGAAGAATACCAAGTGCACCTGCATATTCAGGTCCAATTCTCTGTTGAGCTGCTGCAGAGATTTTTCGTTCAAGCCAAACTGTTACTAATACACCAATTACAGCTGACACCAAAACCAAAAGCATTGGAAGAGGTATCCATAGAAGATGTGCTAATTCATGAGATAAACCAAGGTTTTGAACACCTTGGGTGAAACTCATTTCAAGGTCTATACCTGAATTCACTTCTTATATTTATTCTATTAACAAGGTTAGTGTAATTTTGAATTAATTTTAAATTCGAAAAAAATAAATTTCAAATTATCTGTTCTCAAGTGGCTGCCAATTTCTGATTTTTGCTCCTTCATAAATTTGTGATGGTCTAAAAATTCTATTTGCTCCGAGTTGTTCTCTCCAGTGAGCCAACCAACCAGCAACTCTGGAAATCGCAAAAACTGGTGTGAACAAATCTCGAGGAATACCAAGCTTTCGGTAAACAAGTCCAGAATAAAAGTCAACATTTGGGAATATACCTTTTGGCCCCAATCTGGAAATAGCCTCTTCTTCAAGTGCTTTCGCTACTTCATACATTTCATCTTTACCGAATTCCAAGAAAAGTTCCTCTGCGAAGGCTTGTAAAATTGTTGCTCTTGGGTCTTTGACGCGATACTCCCTGTGCCCAAAGCCCATGATTTTCCTTTTTTCTTCAATTGCATTCTTGAGAAATAAAGATGCTTTATCGGGTCTTCCAATTTCTTCTAGCATTGCTATAACATCTTCATTTGCCCCTCCATGAAGAGGGCCAGCTAATGTCCCGACGGCAGAAGCTACTACAGCATAAGGATCAGTTAGTGTGCTGGCAGTTACTCTTGCGCTAAATGTACTCGCATTGAGACTGTGCTCGGCATGAAGAATTAAACATCTGTCGAAAACTCTTGCTGCAAGAGGATTTGGTACCCTCTCTGTGAGCATATAAAGGAAATTGGAAGAATAAGGCAAATCATCCTGGGGTTGAATTGGATCATCTCCTTTTCTTATTTGCTCGAAAGCAGCAACCATAGTTGGAATTTTGGCAATCAACCTAACTACTGCGTCGTAGATATATTTTGGATCATCAATTGCTCTTCGAGAATAAAAGAGGCCCAAAGATGCAGCACTTGCTTGTAGAGCATCCATGGGATGCCCAGATTCTGGAAAACACTTGAGCATATCTCTGATTCGAAAGCTAACTCGTCTATGCATTTGAACGTCCTTTTCAAATTTTTGGAGCTCATTTTCATCAGGAAGTTCTCCCCATATCAAGAGAAATGCAGTTTCTAAAAAACTACTTTTTTGGGCTAGCTCAGATATTGGATAACCTCTGTAATTCAGTCTTCCTTCTGTTCCATTGATTTCGCATATCCCTGAGTTGGTTACTGGAACCCCTTCCAAGCCTGGCTTTAAAACCAAATTAGTTGTCTTTTGTTCGTTATCTATGGCTTTAGCTCCTGCAAAATAATTTTCAACTTTAACTTTATTGTATAGAATTAAACTATATGTTGAATATAGCACTTTAAACTTTTTATGAACTTGTTTTTAAGTTGATTTTAACTTTGATGAAGTCTGGATAATTAATGGTAGGAACTGCAATAGATATATCAATACTCTTAGGGGGAGAGAGTTCGTTGCCTAGCATAGTTTTAAATAATATATATGGATAGAAATTATTTAAAATTCTCTTAGTTTTTTCTTCTCCTAAATGTATTTTGAGTACATCATCAAAATCATTAAGTTCATCTACCTTGTTTTCATTATCTGAATAATTTTTTAAGTAATTTTTCTTATCAAAATTTGAAATAGATGATAAGTTTTGACTCCAAATGTAATTCTCTTCATCTTCTTGAATAATTGCCTCAATGTTTTCTTTTAGCTCATATTTTTCATTTTCATTTGCACTTATTTTTGACCAAACCTCTAGCTTCCTATTTTTAAAATCTATATTTGAATGTAAAAAGTTCTCTTTTTTTAGAATTTCACTTATCTCTATTTTACTTGCATCAGTTTTACTATTTATAACTAACCATTCTTTATCATTTATCCAAATTAAATTTCCTTTAGAGTTGTCAAGAATTTTTTTGAAAAGAGTTGAGTTATCGTAGGTTGTTGATTCTTTAATAAGAGACGCTATAAGCTTTTGATATGGATGGCTAGAATCTTCCCTGAAATACTGATTGGGATTATCAACTAATATTAAATCTTTATGCAATTCAGATTCTTTTTGTATTTCAATGAAATTATAATTAATATCTTTAACTGGCATTTTAGTTTTAACATCATAATTTACTATCCCTTCTATGTATAAATTATTTTTATCTAAATTTGCAGATGATATTAAATTATCGATTTCATTTATCTCAAATAAATTTTCTTCTTGACCTATCAGATTTAAAATCTTCTTTGGAGATACTTCTAATAATAATAAACCGTCTTTAAGATTATCCTTTAATTGAATATTCTTATACTCTTTTTTTGCATCTAATATATTGCTATCTATTTTCTCCATTGAAGACTTTATGATTTGCGGATTGGATGCAATTAAAATATTATCTTTATCATTAGCAAAGTAAATTGAATTAGTTGAATTGATTTTTTTTGAAATTATTTGTGCAGTTGATGAGCTTATTTTATTGCTTATTTTGTAACTATTATCAATAAGTTGTGAGCCTAAAATAGATTCTAATTCTTTTTCAATATTTACATCTTCTTTGATTGCTAAGACCATAATCCAATCATTTAGAGTTTTGTTGTTTGAGTCTAATAAAGCAAAGCTTCCGTAATCCCCTACCCATTTTGAGATGTCTTTTGCAAAATCAAGACTAATTAATTTAAAAGAAGAATCTCTAATGAAACTTATTTTTTTATTTATAGTATGTTTACTAACTTTATCTTGATAATTTTCTATATGGCTTGTAAGTGTATCTGGATTTAGTTTCCAGTGAAAAATCAGATCAGTATTTCTTGGTATATATTTTGATGAAGACGGAGCATTAAATGATTGTCCTATGGACTTAGGAATTCGCTTTAGATGATTGTTGCGCCAGATAAATATCCCGGTGAAAATTGATAAAATTATTATTCCTAATATTAAAAAATAGGATAGACGTGATTTCATTTTTTTATTAATTAAGCATTTGTATACTTTTTGAGATTTGATAACATAAACTTTAATCTTTACTTATAATCTCAAATATGAATCATAATGTTCCTTTAAATATATCTCCAAAAGAGTTAAATAAAATCTTAGAAGATCATTCTTCTGAAAAACCATTTATCGTAGATGTGAGGGAGGATAATGAAATTGCTATTGCTTCATTTTCATTTTCAGTATTACATCTTCCTTTGAGTAAGTATGCAAACTGGTCAGCGAAAATAGGAGAACTGTTACCGAAGGATCAGCCTATTGTTGTTGTCTGTCATGCGGGTGTGAGAAGTTTGAATTTTGGTATTTGGCTTTTAGAACAAGGAATAAATAAAAGTGTTTGGAATCTTGTCGGGGGAATAGATGCTTGGAGTACTGATGTTGATCAATCTGTTCCAAGGTACTAATAAAAGGAAGTTTACTTTATATTTTTGATCCTAGTTTTTCAGCAACTGTATTTACATCTTTATCTCCTCTACCAGAGCAGTTAATGATAATTTCAGTATTATGACTTAGATTTGGGCAAAGTTTTTCGAGATAGGCAAAGGCATGAGCAGTCTCAAGCGCAGGAATAATACCTTCCAATTTACTAACTAATTGCAGAGCTTCTATGGCTTCAGTATCAGTAACAGCTGCATATTCAGCACGTCCAATTTCTTTTAAGTAACTATGTTCTGGTCCAACTCCTGGATAATCAAGACCTGCGCTAATGGAATGCGCCTCCTCAACTTGCCCATCTTTGTCTTGTAATAAGAGACTCATGGCTCCATGAAGAACTCCTATCCTTCCTTCAGTAATCGTCGCTGCATGTCGACCAGTTTCGACTCCATCTCCAGCAGCTTCAACCCCAATCATTCGTACACTTTTGTCTTCAAC is a window of Prochlorococcus marinus str. MIT 0917 DNA encoding:
- a CDS encoding helix-turn-helix domain-containing protein, which produces MFTGEIANSSHMGLSAREMEIIGLVADGLTNQEIAEKLTISKRTVDNHVSNMFTKTGSKNRVALLNWAMDHGKICRDGFNCCSLPDETAS
- the nuoK gene encoding NADH-quinone oxidoreductase subunit NuoK, whose translation is MLENSIGPVPLQAYLIVAAFLFCTGVWGLINSRNAVRVLMSIELMLNAVNINLMSFSSYIDGSIIRGQVFSIFVITVAAAEAAVGLAILLSLYRNRVTIDMESFNLLKW
- a CDS encoding citrate synthase yields the protein MVLKPGLEGVPVTNSGICEINGTEGRLNYRGYPISELAQKSSFLETAFLLIWGELPDENELQKFEKDVQMHRRVSFRIRDMLKCFPESGHPMDALQASAASLGLFYSRRAIDDPKYIYDAVVRLIAKIPTMVAAFEQIRKGDDPIQPQDDLPYSSNFLYMLTERVPNPLAARVFDRCLILHAEHSLNASTFSARVTASTLTDPYAVVASAVGTLAGPLHGGANEDVIAMLEEIGRPDKASLFLKNAIEEKRKIMGFGHREYRVKDPRATILQAFAEELFLEFGKDEMYEVAKALEEEAISRLGPKGIFPNVDFYSGLVYRKLGIPRDLFTPVFAISRVAGWLAHWREQLGANRIFRPSQIYEGAKIRNWQPLENR
- the nuoH gene encoding NADH-quinone oxidoreductase subunit NuoH, with translation MNSGIDLEMSFTQGVQNLGLSHELAHLLWIPLPMLLVLVSAVIGVLVTVWLERKISAAAQQRIGPEYAGALGILQPMADGLKLLVKEDIIPARADSVLFTVGPILVLVPVILSWLIVPFGQNLLISNVGIGIFLWIALSSIQPIGLLMSGYSSNNKYSLLGGLRAAAQSISYEIPLALAVLAIVMMSNSLSTVDIVEQQNTAGFLSWNIWRQPVGFIIFWICALAECERLPFDLPEAEEELVAGYQTEYAGMKFALFYLAGYINLVLSALLVSVLYLGGWGFPISIDWFASLIGLSIDNPLVQIIAASVGIVMTILKAYLLVFLAILLRWTTPRVRIDQLLDLGWKFLLPISLVNLLVTASLKLAFPMTFGG
- the ndhI gene encoding NAD(P)H-quinone oxidoreductase subunit I, whose protein sequence is MLGFLGKVADYTKEAISAAKYLVDGLGVTFDHMRRRPVTVQYPYEKLIPSERYRGRIHYEFDKCIACEVCVRVCPINLPVVDWVMNKETKKKELRNYSIDFGACIFCGNCVEYCPTNCLSMTEEYELAAFDRHSLNYDNVALGRLPTSVTSDPSVRPLRELAYLPESIMDPHELPANQKRAGKLPIQIIKELKTEESQKEDNNSSDMVQNKLNSTN
- a CDS encoding NAD(+) kinase; protein product: MTTNLIWILYRSDSDNAYTETLNCKKIIEGYGKKVLFSEISNETNNINQLFSISDVLPEIAIVLGGDGTVLRAARYLSPKNIPILSFNVGGNLGFLTHDRHILKQENFWERVSNNRFNIQKRMMLEATVFKEKRNNESIIKRSFFALNDFYLRSCTDEIAPTCSLELEIDGEAVDKYKGDGLIFSTPTGSTAYSMAAGGPIIHPSLDAIIVSAICPMSLASRPIVVPPKAQLLIKPIREKKQKIKLWLDGSSGCLIEANDTCLIKKSNHSTSIIILDENLSYYKTITQKLHWASSLNESNK
- a CDS encoding NADH-quinone oxidoreductase subunit J, whose protein sequence is MNIAYSTELICFLILSAVVVSGSLAVVLLENIVYSAFLLGGVFMAVAGLYLLLNASFVAAAQILVYVGAVNVLILFAIMLVNNKEKLKPIDGLKTRKLISGAVCGGLLILLLRVSLTTKWNLPGPTSIGEEATERIGEHLFTDYLLPFELASILLLMAMIGAIVLARRDVSIPIENINDIKNKNSLSDKKVPLLSKK
- a CDS encoding methylenetetrahydrofolate reductase, with protein sequence MKSKLQNRLESGLSAITAEIMPPRGGNTAVALSKAIKLKDLVHGFNVTDGSRAIMRMSSLALCKLLLEAGLEPVLQLSCRDRNRIALQAELLGAHALGIRNILCLTGDPVRVGDQSQAKSVQDLNSIELIDQVTSLNKGIDPVSDLLPDGPINLFAGAAADPNCRGFDGLRRRIELKKRAGANFLQTQMVMDPKVLERFCKEITEPMKIPVLAGVFLLKSAKNAQFINRVVPGACIPESIISRLDSSSNPIDEGISIAAEQVKSFLGISQGVHLMAVKAEQQIPIILERANIN
- a CDS encoding DUF3352 domain-containing protein, with product MKSRLSYFLILGIIILSIFTGIFIWRNNHLKRIPKSIGQSFNAPSSSKYIPRNTDLIFHWKLNPDTLTSHIENYQDKVSKHTINKKISFIRDSSFKLISLDFAKDISKWVGDYGSFALLDSNNKTLNDWIMVLAIKEDVNIEKELESILGSQLIDNSYKISNKISSSTAQIISKKINSTNSIYFANDKDNILIASNPQIIKSSMEKIDSNILDAKKEYKNIQLKDNLKDGLLLLEVSPKKILNLIGQEENLFEINEIDNLISSANLDKNNLYIEGIVNYDVKTKMPVKDINYNFIEIQKESELHKDLILVDNPNQYFREDSSHPYQKLIASLIKESTTYDNSTLFKKILDNSKGNLIWINDKEWLVINSKTDASKIEISEILKKENFLHSNIDFKNRKLEVWSKISANENEKYELKENIEAIIQEDEENYIWSQNLSSISNFDKKNYLKNYSDNENKVDELNDFDDVLKIHLGEEKTKRILNNFYPYILFKTMLGNELSPPKSIDISIAVPTINYPDFIKVKINLKTSS
- a CDS encoding CYTH domain-containing protein; amino-acid sequence: MGIEIERRFLVKNEDWKSQAILSEGFSQAYLNSSPDEWATRVRLIENKQAYITLKSSLNGLTNYEFEYSIPTKDAIELIKLSKYKITKTRYQLNINNKNWIVDLFDGSNSPLKIAEIELNYESEKIKIPSWCGQEITGIKSLSNVSLAKTPISQLSVKDRMKIKGS
- a CDS encoding rhodanese-like domain-containing protein translates to MNHNVPLNISPKELNKILEDHSSEKPFIVDVREDNEIAIASFSFSVLHLPLSKYANWSAKIGELLPKDQPIVVVCHAGVRSLNFGIWLLEQGINKSVWNLVGGIDAWSTDVDQSVPRY